ATGACCACTTCGCTCTTTCCGTCAACAATATCTTCTGATATTTTTACTTTGATATGACCACCGGCTTCGGTGAATTTGAAAGCGTTGGAAAGCAGGTTGTTCATTATTTTTTCTAAGGCTTCATGGTCAAACCAAGTTATTATAGAGTCCGTAGAGGAATCAACTTCAAAATTAATTGACTGTTTGTGCGCCATAAATTGGAAGGGTTCAGCAACTTCACGTATAAACGCTGTTATATCGCTATTTCTCATAACGAGCCTCATCTTTCCTTGGGTAATCTTTCTGAAATCTAATAGCTGGGTCACTAAGCGCAATAAATAATTGGTATTTTTTTGCATTAACCCTAATTGCTCTTTAAGCGATTTCTGATCAAGAGTAGATACATTTTTTTGCACATATTCTAGAGGCCCTTTTATGAGGGTTAAAGGTGTTCTGAATTCATGTGAAATATTGGTAAAAAACTCCAATTTCATGCGCTGTAATTCTTCAGACCTTTCACGTTCAACAGATTCCAGTTCCAATTGGTGCTTTTCCGAAGTTCTAATAAAAGTATACCTCCAGAACAACCATAGTAGCCCTAAAAACAACAAACCATAGCAAACGTATGCAATATAGGTAAGGTACCATGGCGGAATAATATGTATGTTCAAGGTAGTAGGTTTCGAATTCCATATGCCATCATTATTGCTTGCCTTTACTTTAAAAACATAGTCGCCGGGTTTTAAATTGGTATAAGTGGCATATCTTTTCTTGGAGGTTGTCTCTGTCCAATCGGTATCAAAACCTTCTAGTTTGTAGGCATATTGATTTTTAGCAGGTGCAGCGTAGTGTAGTGCCGCAAATTCAAAAGAAAAGTTGTTGTTACCGTACTTTAATTCAATTTTCTTGCTTTTGCTGATGTTCTTTTCTAAAACAACTTTGCCATTTATTTCCTCACCTATTTCAACGGATTTATTAGAAATTAGCAAATCTGTGATTACAGTTTTAGCCGGATATTTGTTTTCTTGAATTTCATCTGGATAGAAAGCATTGAAACCATTGATACCTCCAAACAACATTTCTCCATCTGCTCTTTTTAGACAGGCAAGCTCTTGGAATTCATTGTCTTGTAGACCGTCACTTGAATTGTAGTTTTTGAATATTTCCTTTTCAGGGTCAAAACTGGAAAGCCCTTTGTTAGTTGATAACCAAAGGTTTTGATTACTATCTTCAAGAATACCTTTTATAACATTGTTAGGTAAGCCATTTAATGTGGAGTAGTGCTCAAAAGTTGCTGGATTTTCATCTGTGCCAGGTATGTATTTATTTAAGCCACCACCAAATGTTCCTGCCCATATGACCCCGGATAGGCTTTCGTACAATGAAAGAATATAATTGTGACTAATGGATTTTGGATTAGTAGGGTCATGTTTGTACACCTTGAATTTTGGTCTTTTCTTATACTTCTCCTTGGAGGTAAGTACACAAAGTCCGTCACCGGTAGCCAACCATATGTTTCCATTGTGGTCTTCCAGTATGTTTCTGATAATATTACTGGAAACGGAATTCGTTTTTCCGGGGTAATGACCAAAAGATTGTTTTTTAAAATGACCTACAGTATCGGTTTTTATCCAGCGGTGTATACCGGTATTATAGGTGCCCACCCACAAATTTTCATTTGAGTCCGACAAAAGGCTGAAAACGCCATTGTTTAAATCTGTTTTTGTTAAGGTGGCTTCTGTAATCTTTTTTGGATTAGAGATATCTAAAAAGTAGAGTCCGGGAAACCCTTCGGTACCAATCATTAAAATTGGTTTTTTTCCAATCTTAGTTTCTTCTATGGCAAAAATCTTTGAAAGCGAGTTAAAATGTTCAAAGTGTTTGTATGAGCCATTGTCATTGTCTTTTGTGAGCATATTTAGCCCGCCACCTTCGGTGCCGATCCATAATGTACTATTACTGTCTTCATAAATAGACCTGATTTTGTCATAGCTCAAACTATTTGGGTCAGAAGTATTTCTAACGTTTTTAAACTGTTTTCTTTTTGGGTCAAATATATTTATACCACCTCCATTTGTCCCTATCCAGATGATACCCGTATCATCCATAAACAAAGACCTTACAATGTTTTTACTTAAACTTGAAGGGTCTTTTGAATCATACTGGAACTGCCTTAAAAATACCGGTGGTTTGTTATCCGTAAAATTTTCAAAGTAGAAAAGACCACGATCTGATCCTGCCCAAATATGATTGTCCTTATCAAGAAGAATATTGCCAAATGTACCTTTATGAAACTGTTCAAAACCTGTTTCTGCCCCTAAAGTTTGATAATAAAGCCCTCTACTAGTGGCAATAAAAAGACGCCCTGTTGCATCTTCGGCAATACTTCTAATAGTTGTTTTGGGTAAGCCTATTTCTTCGGTAACATTGGCAAAAAAGTCTTTGCCCTTACCATCTTTCCTTAGTTTATAGAGTCCGGCTTTACCTCCCACATAAAGCCCGCCTTTTTTATCTTCATATATAGAACTTATAAAAGAACCGTCATATTTAGGAATAGGAGAACTAATTTCAGAGTTGAAATGTTCAAATTCAATTCCCTCAGATATAGTATTAAGATCTAATCTGTCAAGACCATTTTTATTTCCTACCCATAGCCTTTTCTTACTATCAATAAATACCTTGGTAATATGATTACTTGAAATGGTTGTTGGATCATCTTTATCGTGTATGTATTGGGTAAATTTACCTGTAGTTACATTAAAAAAGTTTAGTCCGTTTCCGGTGGTTCCAATCCACAGATTGCCTTCGTCATCTGCTGCAATGTCAAAAATAAGGTTGCTACTTATACTGTCAGGATCATTATCATCAAGATTGTATACCGTGAATTCATAACCGTCATATTTGTTGATTCCATCATGGGTTCCAAACCACATGAACCCTAATTTGTCCTGATAAATAGTATTTACATCACTTTGTGATAGACCATCTTTTGTAGAGATATGTTGAAACGAAATTTGATTTTGCCCAAATACATTGGTTAGAATACCCAAGCATATGAGAGAGAAGAAATAAATTGATTTTATTTTTTTTGGTACTACGATCATTAAGTAAAATGAATTAGTGATTGCGATTTGGTTTGGGGGTTACATTTATTCTATATAAAGCGTATACTGAAATAGTCTAGCTCATTTAAGATAACAATGTAAGATAAAACTAAGATTTGAAGCAGAGTAAATGGTTTTGATAATAAAACATATGATTAATAAGGTGTGTTTTTGAATTGATAAAGCCCTGTTAGAGGGGGGTTAGTATAAACTCGCGTTTTTTGTACTTTTTAAAATAAGAATAGCTCTTCTTTTTACAATGTCATTTTATGGGTCATACGGCCCGCATGCCTTTGCTAACATAATATTAACGTTTGTTTAGCTTAGCTTTTCTGTCAACTTACATGTATGCCTCACTACCAGATATTGGATTGCATCTTTTTTTATTGAAATGCCTCCTTCTTAAAAACTTGTTGGTTAACCATATACGGCACATCCAGTTTTCCTTATTAATCATTTGGCCTAAGGATCAAATCATATGTCATTACCTGATTGA
This genomic interval from Zobellia roscoffensis contains the following:
- a CDS encoding two-component regulator propeller domain-containing protein — protein: MIVVPKKIKSIYFFSLICLGILTNVFGQNQISFQHISTKDGLSQSDVNTIYQDKLGFMWFGTHDGINKYDGYEFTVYNLDDNDPDSISSNLIFDIAADDEGNLWIGTTGNGLNFFNVTTGKFTQYIHDKDDPTTISSNHITKVFIDSKKRLWVGNKNGLDRLDLNTISEGIEFEHFNSEISSPIPKYDGSFISSIYEDKKGGLYVGGKAGLYKLRKDGKGKDFFANVTEEIGLPKTTIRSIAEDATGRLFIATSRGLYYQTLGAETGFEQFHKGTFGNILLDKDNHIWAGSDRGLFYFENFTDNKPPVFLRQFQYDSKDPSSLSKNIVRSLFMDDTGIIWIGTNGGGINIFDPKRKQFKNVRNTSDPNSLSYDKIRSIYEDSNSTLWIGTEGGGLNMLTKDNDNGSYKHFEHFNSLSKIFAIEETKIGKKPILMIGTEGFPGLYFLDISNPKKITEATLTKTDLNNGVFSLLSDSNENLWVGTYNTGIHRWIKTDTVGHFKKQSFGHYPGKTNSVSSNIIRNILEDHNGNIWLATGDGLCVLTSKEKYKKRPKFKVYKHDPTNPKSISHNYILSLYESLSGVIWAGTFGGGLNKYIPGTDENPATFEHYSTLNGLPNNVIKGILEDSNQNLWLSTNKGLSSFDPEKEIFKNYNSSDGLQDNEFQELACLKRADGEMLFGGINGFNAFYPDEIQENKYPAKTVITDLLISNKSVEIGEEINGKVVLEKNISKSKKIELKYGNNNFSFEFAALHYAAPAKNQYAYKLEGFDTDWTETTSKKRYATYTNLKPGDYVFKVKASNNDGIWNSKPTTLNIHIIPPWYLTYIAYVCYGLLFLGLLWLFWRYTFIRTSEKHQLELESVERERSEELQRMKLEFFTNISHEFRTPLTLIKGPLEYVQKNVSTLDQKSLKEQLGLMQKNTNYLLRLVTQLLDFRKITQGKMRLVMRNSDITAFIREVAEPFQFMAHKQSINFEVDSSTDSIITWFDHEALEKIMNNLLSNAFKFTEAGGHIKVKISEDIVDGKSEVVIKVKDSGIGMPKAKMSKIFERFNSAKEGEKNHKINPEGIGIGLSFTKNLVELHQGRIQVFSKPDKGTKFIVRLPQDKEAYTNIDEISCKDVSDNDFLVRSSETESFAIGLNDDLIDEGMSKTRPKLPVLLVVDDNPDIRTFISKILGNTYTIYQAENGKKGLEIAKKVIPNIVICDIVMPIMDGIEFSRNLKSQPETSHIPIIILTAKSSQEIELKSLELGVDEYLRKPFDFELLKLKLSNIIKRREHLRKRFNRKITVQPSEIAVTSMDEKFLSQAIEIVEKHMMNTDFNVEMLVKEMGLSRSTLYLKFKELTGLSSSEFIRSIRLKRAVQFFNKSNYSVKEIMYKTGFSTASYFSKCFKKQFGMVPSEYVKQISKKKESADS